DNA from Evansella sp. LMS18:
TCCTTGAACTTGGAATCTTTTAATCTATTATCTGTGTTTTCAGGCCTTTTCTATACTAACCCGGCAGTCGTATAAGATGCTTCCTTGCCCCATATCCGATTCTCCATGCGGGGTAAGGACATTCACACTGCCTCCGAACCTCTTCCCTCTTCCTTCGTCTATATTGATTGTCGAGCTGTGAAGGCCAGGCTGTATTTTTATCTTGCCGGTTAATTCTCCTCGTTCATTCCAGACTCTGACATTATCGTCATTCGTCAAATCTATGTTTTCGGCAATGTTGCTGGCAACCTCGATCACATTATAGTCTCTCGTATTAATGTGTAAATAATGCTGGGAGTGGTTGGACCTTAAGGGATGAAGAGAAAGAAGCAAATACGGATATTTCTCAGTCAGTTCCTTATCTGTATCTCCTGCTTCAGAAGGGTGCAGGAGCTGGACTGCTCCTTCTTCTTTCATATATTCCGCTCTCTTTGAATAAAATTCATATTTACCCGTAGGTGTCTGGAACTTTAAGCTGCTCCATGGGATCTCCTTTACAGGAAGCTTTAAAAAACCTTGCTCTTTTAAATGTTCTACAGACCAGCCTTTTTTTCTTAAACTTTCTGTACCTATAGCCAGCCATTCATTTAAGGTGTAATCAAAGTATTCTCCGAAGCCTAGTTTTTCGGCAAGCTGTGTCCAAATCCACAAATCGGACTTAGCTTGTCCTGGCGGCTCTGAGAGCTTGGGGCCATAATTCGCATAGCTGTGGTACATGGAAGCATAGTAAATATCCTCTTCCTCAAATACGGAAGTGACTGGTAGAACATAATCAGCCAGCTCTGCGGTATCTGTCATATACTGATCCATTACCACTACTGTCCCTGCTTTTTTAAATGCTTTCTCTGCAAGATTAGTATTTGGAAGCTGTGTGAGGGGATTGCTTCTGCTCACCACAATCATTTCCACCGGAGGCTCTGTGGCTGTAAGAATTTTCTCCGCCTGGTTCATTCGTGTAAAAGTCCTGATTTCCGCTTCTTTGCTGCGCAGGGCGAGCTCTGCTGTATCAAAGCTTTGGCCTGCCGCCAGATTGCCATAGTTTACTCCGCCGCCTGGAATCCCAATATTGCCGCTTATTGCCCCAAGAGCGTCGATCAGCCTTATGGTATTCCCTCCGTTTTTATACCTTTGCATCCCAAGGCCTGCGTAGGTTGTAACAGGACCCTCGGTGTATACCTCAGCCAGTCTGTTTATATCTTTAAAACTTACACCTGTAGTCGTCTCAATGAATTCAAAACTTACGCTATCCAGTTCCTTCTGAAGTGTATCAAAACCATAAGTTGCTTCTTTGATAAATGTTTTATCTTCTCTTCCATTCTTTAGAATAGCCTTTATAATTCCTGCAGCCAGGAAACCATCACTTCCGGGCTTAACAGAAATAAATTGATCGGCCATCTCCGCTGTCTGGTTTCTGTAAGGGTCTATAACTGTAAGTTTAATTCCTTTTTTCTTTGCTTTTTTCAAGTATCCAAGAAGGTGCATGTTTGTTCTGGCTACGTTTCTTCCCCAGATAACCACATGTCTGCTGTTCAGGATATCTTCCGGGGCATGGGCAAGACTGTTTCCAAAGTCTCTGACCTGTGCTTCAATCCCAGCTCCCCAGCATAAACTCCCCTCTACTTTCGTCCAGCCTCCGAATGCTCTGAAAAACCGCTCATCAATATTTTTAAGCAACCCATTATTTGAATAATCATGGCTGTGTAAAACAGACGTAGGACCATACAGCTCTTTAGCATACTCCAGTTTACCTGCTATTTCCTGAAGAGCCTTTTCCCAGGTTATCTCTTCCCAGGTTCCATTAACCTTTTTTAAAGGAACAGTCAGCCGCTCCTGATGGTTCGACCTCTCAGCCAGCATTCTTCCTCTGCCGCATATTTTCCCTTCTGTTACAGGGTGTTCTTTATTGCCTTCTACTTTGCTTACTTTTCCATTTACAACGGTTACTTTAAAACTGCAGGCATCCCAGCAGTTTAGTGGGCATGCTGATATATGTTCAGTTGTGATATTGTTATCCATGATGCTCAATTACCCGTTTCATTTTTTTCGTGAATTCTCTTCTCGGAAGCATTACACTATGATCGCATCCAAGACACTTAATCCGGATGTCCATCCCCATACGGATTATTTTCCATCGGTTTTCCCCACAAGGATGAGGCTTTTTCATTTCTACTACATCATTTAACACATAAGCGCCCTCTCCCATGATCGTACACTTCCCTTCTTCTTCAAAACCATATTTCTGAAATTATACTACAGCACTGCACTGATGTGCTAACAGAATTATTGTATTTTCATATTCTGTTCAGCTAAGTGGCTTATCCTCAAATCTGTGTGTAATAGGATAAAGTAGAATAGCTGCCAGGATATAGAGATTCAGGATGCCATACAGCGGGTATAAAATTCCAATGAGTTTCGCGAATCCTATTGTTGTCAGGGGAATCATTAATAACAAAAGTAAGAAGGAAAGCTGCCAGAACGGCATTTTCACATACTCAGATATTCTGGTGCAGAGGCCAAGGAGACCTGAGGCCGCAGTTGTGTAAATTGCCGCCCATAACAGACCTGACATCACCAGCACCATGAAGTACGGGTAATGTTTCAAAATAGCAAACAAGGGAATCTCATAAAGCATCACCTCGTTAGCTACAGTCAGCAAAGACTCGTTATACAGAAACGATATAAATCCAAGGAGCAGAGCACTTCCCAGACTGGCAATCCATAACTCCCCTTTATGGTTAATTTTATGGCCAATAGCTGCAAGTACGGCTACCAAAGGAAGGATGTTTAAGGCAGTGAATGTAAAGGCTGAAGGCCAGTTACTCTGTTTACCTGCATCTATATGAAGCTGGAATCCGGAAGTCCACTGAAAAACAAATAAAGTGCCCAATAAAAAAGTAATCAGGATTGGAATAATCATGGCATTCATGGAAGTCATCCCATTTATCCCCCAGATAAACAGAATAACGAGTAACCCCGAGATAATTAATACACCATACCAGTACGGTATATGAAGCACTTCCAGTGTCGCACCACCGCCTGCAATCATAATTACAGTCGTGGAGAATAAATACAGAACAATCATCCCATCATAAAGCCCTGTTAACCTGGCACCCATAAATTCTCTTAAAACTGGTATGTAATGCTTCGTTTTTCGCTGTCTGCTTACATCCATAATGACGTACGTGCAAATAAAGAAAAGAATGGAAAACAGAATGATAGCTAAAGTACTTTCCGTACCAAAAAATTGCCATAATTCTCTCCCTGAAGCATATCCGGCACCTATCATCGTACCAATAATCAGAAACATCCACTTTAACCCTGCTAACAACATAGCTTTCCCCTCTTTTTCTTTTATTTGACGTATAGATTAATAATTTTATCCGTATACTGTTATTACTATTTATGAAATGAGGGTTGTATGATGTTTTATGGACAACTTTTTCCGCAAAAGAAAAATAACTCATTTCGTTTCCATATTGAAGAACCTTTAGCGATCAGTGATATGGCTAAGAAAATATATTCGTTCTTTCCTAAAGATCCTTCCAGGGAAATTGTTGTTGTTTGTATTGGTACGGACAGATCAACCGGTGATAGTCTTGGTCCCCTTGTAGGGACGAAACTGGAGGAAAGAAGGTTTAATTCCTTTACTGTCTATGGGACTCTGAAACAGCCTGTCCATGCAAAAAACCTGCAGGAAACTATTGATAACATCGAAAACAACCACGTAAATCCTTTTATTATTGCTATTGATGCCTGTCTCGGGCGTTCTTCCAGTGTTGGTTATATGACAGTGGCTGATGGACCGGTCCGGCCAGGTGCAGCCGTTCAGAAACAGCTCCCGAGCGTTGGCAATATGCATATTACCGGCATAGTGAACGTTAATGGCTTTATGGAAATTATGGTTCTCCAGAACACAAGGCTATCCTTCGTAATGGAAATGGCGGAAATTATCTCGAGAGCTATTGCACGCAGTGCCCGTTGGCGTGACAGCACCCCCGGGTGGCTGACTACACTAATACAGCGGGAAAATTTCAGTTGAGCTATGTGAAAATAATATGAGTGAAGCTGGGTAGTCACTCCTCTAGCCAATTAAAAAAGTGTTCCCATTAATCCATATTGGGAACACTTTTATTATGAACGCTGTTAAAACCACAAACTAATTACCGTCACTCCAATAATTGTTATTAAAATGGCAGGAAGTAAATTAGCAATCCTTATTTTAGGAATCCCTAAAATATTGAGCCCTATACCTATAATCATAATTCCGCCTACAGCGGTTATTTCACTAATAAACAAGTTCAGTGACTCTTGCGGGACCCATTGGACAATCAATGTTGCCGATAGTGCGATTGCCCCTTGATAAAGAACTACGGGAATAGCCGAAAACATTACTCCTATCCCTAATGTAGCCGCAAAAACAACCGCTGAAAAACCATCCATAACTGATTTAGTAAACAAGACAGAATGATCCTGCCTGAATCCGCTGTCCAGTGCTCCAATAATAGCCATTGCGCCTACTACATATAATAAAGTCGCTGCTACAAAACCTTCCGTAATTTTGCTGTCTCCACTCTTGCTCATTTTACGCTCAATCAACTGGCCCAGTTCATTAAGTTTTCCTTCAATATTCCATCTTTCCCCAAGCAACGCGCCTATAGCAAGGCTTAAAATTACTAAAAGAAAATACTGCCCTTCCATCGCCATCGTGACACCAAGCACGATGACTGCCAGCCCGATAGCCTTCATGATCGTATCTTTCATATCTGCTGGAAAGCGCCTCAGCTTCACTCCTATCCAGGCGCCTAAAACTATTGCTATACCATTTACTATGGTTCCAGTTAAGACCATTACTCTTCTCCCCTAACCTAATAACCCTTCTTTTATCTCTCTTACTGCATTTATAAATGTATCAATTTCCTCTTCTGTGTTATAAGTCCCAAAGCTTACTCTGACTAACCCCGTCTCTCCTGTACCACACGAGTCATGGGCTAATGGAGAACAATGAAGGCCCGCCCGGACAGCTATCCCATAATGTTCATCAAGTATCATTGCCATTTCATGTACGTCGATTCCTGGTATTCGAAACGCTACTACACCTAGCCGCTCTTCTTCCTTACCTGGACCGAAAAGTTCCGTTTCATTTATTCCTTCCAATTTTTCAATACAATAGGCTGCCAGTTTCCTTTCATGCTCATAAATCAATGTTGTACCTTTGCTTAAGACCTCTTCTATTCCTTTTAACAGCCCAGCAATTCCGGGAGTATTCAATGTTCCGCTCTCCCAGCCTGCCGGCCACTCCTCAGGCTGTTTTACATCCTCGGAATGGCTGCCTGTACCACCGGTGATTAATGGCCTCAGGGAAGTGACTGAAGACTGTACAATCAAAACCCCTGTCCCCTGAGGCCCCATCAGCCCTTTATGACCTGGAAAGGCCAGCATATCAATATGGCACTCCTTCATATTAATTGATAATACACCTGCTGTCTGAGAAGCATCTACCAGAAAATAAGCAGGGTGGTCCTTCAGCACCTCCCCCCAGTTTTCTATAGGCAGTATTGTTCCTGTAAGATTAGAGCCATGGGTAACCGCTACCAGCTTAGTTTGACTTGTTAATGCTGAAGCCAGCTGTTCTGTTGAAATGCGGCCATCTCCATCCCCATTCAGGTATATGATTTTGACGCCTTTTTCTTCTGCTAATCTTTCCAGCGGCCTGCGCACCGAGTTGTGCTCATAACTCGTGGTTATTACCTCATCACCCTCGGAAAACTCCAGTCCTTGTATTGCCTGGTTTAAAGCTGTTGTAGCATTTTGCGAAAACAGAACTCGTTCGTGCCGGTCAGCATGAAACATATCAGCCAGTTGCTTTCGTGTTTTTTCTATGACTGCTGCAGCCTGCCTTGATAAGGCATGACCGCCCCTCCCCGGGTTAGCTCCATAATTACTAACGGCTTCAGCCATAGCTTTGGCAACTCCCTCAGGTTTTGGAAAACTGGAAGCTGCCTGGTCAAAATAAATCATTTTATCACTTCCTGACTACGTCTTCCCCCTACTTTAGTTACGCGGGAAAAACGATGTTGTTAAAAAGGCGACCATCGTGTTGGATGGTCACCAGCTTCTTAGTCTTCTTCCTTTTCCAGAAGCTCTAAAATTCGCTCCAGGTCTTCATCAGAGAAAAATTCTATTTCAATCTTCCCCTTCTTCTTCCCCTTTTTTATCTGGACATTTGTGCCAAAAAAGTTTTTCAGGTTTGATTCTCTTTCACGGAGAAATGGAGAAAGGTTTTTCTTCTCTTTTGTTTCACGTGGAACATCCTTGTTCATTTGCTGGACCATTTCTTCCAGCTGCCTTACACTCAGTCTCTCATTGATAACCTTTTGGATAAGAGACGTCAGTTTTTCTTTCTTTTTTAAACCCAGTAAAGCGCGGCCGTGCCCCATTGACAGCTTGCCATCCCCGATAAACTCCTGTGCAATCTGGGGAAGCTGCAATAAGCGGACATGATTCGCTACATGTGGTCTGCTTTTTCCGAGTTTTCTAGCCAGTTCTTCCTGCGTCACCTGCAAGTGTTCCATCAACTTCTGATAAGCTCTGGCTTCTTCAAGAGGGTTTAAATCTTCCCGCTGTAAGTTTTCGATTAAAGCAATTTCCATCATCTGATTTTCCGTTAATTCTCTAACAACGGCCGGAACCGTTTTAAGCTTAGCAGCTTTAGCTGCCCTGAATCTTCTTTCTCCTGTGACAATTTCATATCCCTTTATACTTTTCCGTACGATGAGAGGCTGAAGTATACCATGCTGCTCTATGGAAACTTTCAGTTCTTCGATAGCCTCCTGCTCGAATACTTTTCTCGGCTGGTAAGGATTTGGCCTCATCTCAGATATTTTAATTTCCTGGACCTGTCCTTCTTTGTCATTGGAAGCTTCCGGAAAAAGGGCACCGATGCCTTTCCCTAAACCTCTAGCCATGGCTTATCACTTCCTTTGCTAACTCAGAGTATACCTCAGCTCCACGGGACTTAGGATCATATGTAATGATCGGTTCACCATGGCTCGGAGCTTCACCGAGCCGGACATTTCGGGGGATAATAGTGTTAAGCACCTTCTCCCGAAAGTACTTTTTAACTTCCTCTATAACCTGAATGCCCAGATTCGTCCTGGCATCAAGCATAGTCAGTAATACACCTTCAATTTCAAGTTCATGATTTAAATGTTTTTGCACGAGTCGGACCGTATTCAATAATTGACTTAAACCTTCCAGAGCGTAGTATTCACATTGTACGGGAATTAATACTGCATCTGATGCTGTGAGAGAATTAATTGTCAATAATCCAAGTGACGGCGGGCAATCAATGACTATATAATCAAACTCGTCTTTCACTTGTTCAATAGCCCTTTTCAGCCTGACTTCCCTGGAAATGGTAGGAACAAGTTCAATTTCCGCGCCAGCCAGCTGTATCGTCGAAGGCAGCAAAAATAAGTTTTCCACATTGGTCGGCAGGATAACATTTTTTGCTTTTTCATCTTCTACAAGGACATTATAAATACAGAGGTCTACATCTCCTTTATCAATTCCGACTCCGCTTGTAGTGTTCCCCTGCGGGTCGATATCAATGATAAGAGTTCTCTTTCCAATATCAGCGAGACACGCACTTAGATTTACGGCAGTTGTAGTTTTCCCCACTCCTCCCTTTTGATTTGCTATGGCGATAACTCTTCCCATTTTCTCACCTACCTGCTTTCTTGTATCTTCTATGTTTACTTTTAAACTGCTAAACTATTGTTTTTTTATTATGTTTCTTTCTGACTGAAAATTCAGGACTGCTATTTATTTTACCATGAAAAAGCCAATCGGACCTGCTGGAAAAGCAATTTTTAACTAAATTGTCCTTTTGTCTTAGATTTATGGCTTACTCCATGCCTGACGGATACCAGCCCATACCTCCGGCAGCTGTTTCCCACAGCCAGGGGTGGTAAAACCTTTATGTTGTCCAATTGAAGATATGTTCTTACTTTTATCTCATAAAGAAAACCCGCCAATTGGCGAGCCTTATTAATAGGTATCTTCGGCAAAGTTTCTCAAACCCTTGGAGAATGCTTACTTTTTAAGAAAACAGCCAATCAAGTATTTAGACGGAAAAATACCGGTTAATTAATACCCGAAAACTTCCCCTTATCCAATTTCAACTGTGTCAAATCAGCTTCTTTGCAAAAATTATAAAATAATGCATTCACTGTGATGAGTGAATGCATGAATTATGTTATGTTAATTATGATTTCGGAATACGTATTGTAAATTGATAATAGTCGTCATGCTCTTCTTCAGCCGTATCGATATCAAGCCCTGTCTGAACTACCATATCAACAGATTTTCGAATTGTATTCATTGCAAGCCTGGTATCCTTTGAAACACTTTTACGTATAGGCTTCTTTTTCTTAGGCTTGTCTTCTTTTAGTTTTTTAATGAATTCCTCTGTTTGTTTTACGTTCAACTCATCAGTAAGGATTTTATTTAATACCTTCTCCTGCTGTTCCGCTTCTTTTAATCCGATCAGCGCCCGGGCATGCCTTTCTGTTATCGACCTGTCAAGAAGCGCCTCCTGAACAGACTGCGGAAGGTTCAGCAGTCTTAATTTATTGGCTATAGTTGATTGTCCTTTCCCAAGCCGCTGAGCTAAGCTTTCCTGAGTAAGGTTATGGATTTCAATAAGTTTTGCATATGCTGCTGCTTCTTCTATAGAGGTTAACCCTTCACGCTGCAGGTTTTCAATTAGGGCAACAGAGGCTGTCTGGGAATCGTTAAAATTTTTAATTATAGCTGGTATATTTTCCCATCCGAGCGTCTGGACTGCCCTCCATCTTCTCTCCCCTGCAATTATTTCATACTGGCCATCCTGCTCCCTGACAACAATTGGCTGAATAATGCCATGTGTCTTAATTGTCTGTGCCAGTTCTTCAATTTTTTCCTCCTGGAACACTGTCCTGGGCTGGAAACGGTTTGGTTTGATTTCGGAAACTGGAATTTCATGGACCTGCTCTTTATCTATATCCAGCTTTTCTTCGTTTTCTCCAGCTTTATCATTAAACCCAAATAGTCTTGAGATAGATTGTTTCATTGCCACACCACCTTAGGAAAATGCCTCTGTATAAAAATCCTGCTTTAGCAGAATGAACCCACTGATTGAAGCAGGAAATTTGGGAGTCTTACTTATTTATAGCACTGGTAAGCTTCAACGGGTGTTGCACCTGGCTGGGGAGTAAAGCCCCCTTACTTCGCCCGTCCCTCTCCTGCTTTTACAGTGCTATATTTCTGGCAGTATTATATTAATTACCTATATTATACTATACACCAATGAAGTAAGAGGCTTTAAATAATAAATTTTAAAAATTGTTTCACGTGAAACAGATATTTATAAAGGTTCTTTATTTGGTGTTCCTGCTTTTCTTGGATATTGCTTTGGAGTTTTTCTCACTTTAGCAACTTTAACGATCGAGCGTTCACTGTTTTCAGAAGGTAAGCGAAAGGTGTCGACTGTCTTCAGTTCTCCTCCCAGTAATTCAAAGGCATTTCCAGCATCATTAATTTCTTCCTGTGCCCCTGCGCCTTTCATTGCTATGAAGTACCCTTCCTTTTTCACGAGAGGAAGACATAACTCTGAAAGGACAGGCAGTCTTGCTACAGCTCTGGCCATGGCAATATCATAATGTTCACGATGGCTTTTATTTTTACCAAACAACTCCGCCCGGTCATGAATAAACGCTACTCCTTTTAAATTCAACACGGAAGCAAGCTCATTTAAAAAAGTAATCCGCTTATTTAAGGAGTCCACAATTGTTACATGGAGATCCGGAAACGCTATTTTAAGCGGGATACTCGGAAAGCCGGCTCCCGCTCCTACGTCTACAATATTTAGCGGCTTGTTAAAGTCATAATAAAAAGCTACAGAAACAGAATCATAAAAATGTTTTAAATATACTTCATTTTTTTCTGTTATTGCCGTTAGGTTCATTTTCTGATTCCATTCTGTTAATGTTCTGTAATAGCTGTTGTATTGCTCCATCTGCTTTTCTGATAACTCAATCCCTTTTTCTGCAAGGGCTTCTCTGAATTGATTTTCTTCCATAGAATTTTTACCACCTTTATTCAGCTAAGGAAGAAGAAGATTCTTCACTGGAGTTGATTTTTTTAAGTCTTCCCTGCTCCAAATAAACAAGCAGAACAGAAACGTCTGAAGGATTAACTCCGGAAACCCGGGAAGCCTGAGCTACTGATAATGGCTTTACCTCTGCTAATTTTTGTCTGGCTTCAATTGCCAGTCCGTTTATAGCCGAGTAATCGAGATCCTCAGGCAATTTCTTATTTTCCATTTTTTGCAGTTTCTCTACTTGTTCCATCTGCTTTGCGATATATCCCTCATATTTTATCTGTATTTCCACTTGTTCCGCAACATCTTCGTTTACAGGTGTTTCCGGCGGCACAAGCTTAGCTACATGCTCGTAAGTAATTTCGGGTCTTTTAAGCAGAACAGCCGCATTGATGGCGTCCTTTAGTGCGGCAGTGCCCGCTTCTTCCATAACCTTCTGCGCTTCATCGGTCATTTTAATAAATGTATTTTTTAAGCGTTTGATCTCTTTATCGATTTCCCTGTTCTTTTCAAGGAAACGCTCATAGCGGTCTTCGCTTATTAAGCCAATCTTATGACCAGTTTCGGTCAGCCGGAGGTCCGCATTGTCGTGGCGTAAAAGTAAGCGATACTCCGCTCTCGAAGTTAACAGGCGATATGGTTCGTTAGTTCCTTTAGTGACAAGGTCATCAATCAGTACGCCAATATAGGCTTCCGATCGGTCTAAAATAAGCGGGTCTTTCCCTTGTACGGAAAGCGCAGCATTTATGCCAGCCATAACTCCCTGTCCAGCAGCTTCTTCATAGCCGCTTGTACCATTAATCTGTCCTGCTGTAAACAGCCCTTTTATTTTCTTCGTTTCAAGGGACGGCCAGAGCTGTGTTGGCACCATCGCATCATACTCGATTGCATAGCCGGCACGCATCATCCGGGCATTTTCCAGACCAGGCACGGTTTTTAAAATTTTCATCTGCACATCTTCCGGCAGACTTGTAGAGAGCCCCTGTACATAAACTTCCTGCGTATTTCTTCCCTCCGGCTCCAGGAACACCTGATGCCGTGGTTTGTCATTAAACCGGACAATTTTATCCTCAATAGACGGGCAGTAACGTGGGCCTGTTCCTTCAATCATACCTGAATACATTGGGGACCGGTCAAGGTTATTATTTATTAAATGATGTGTTTCTTCATTCGTATACGTCAGCCAGCAAGGAAGCTGGTCTGTAATATATTTAGTTGTCTCATAGGAAAATGCCCTCGGAACATCATCTCCAGGCTGAATCTCTGTTTTACTGTAATCAATCGTATTGCTATTGACTCTCGGAGGTGTCCCTGTCTTAAAACGAACCATCTCAAAACCAAGGTCCTGAAGGTGATAGGAAAGATTCACAGAAGGCTGCATATTATTTGGCCCGCTCTCATAAGACAGGTCGCCAATTATTACCTTCCCCCGCAGATAGGTACCAGTAGTAATAATTACCGTCCTGGCGTTATATTTAGCTCCCGTCTGTGTCACTACCCCTTTTACCTGGCCGTCTTCCACGATAAGTTCTTCCACCATTCCCTGGCGGAGCATAAGATTTTCCGTTTCTTCAATTGTCTTCTTCATTTCATGCTGATATAAATATTTGTCTGCCTGTGCCCGCAGCGCGCGTACCGCTGGCCCTTTCCCTGTATTAAGCATTCTCATCTGAATATGAGTCTTATCGATGTTCCGTCCCATTTCACCGCCAAGTGCGTCTATTTCCCGTACTACAATTCCCTTGGCCGGTCCACCTACGGAAGGGTTGCATGGCATATATGCTACGGCATCCAGATTAAGTGTCAGCATTAAAGTGTCCGCTCCCATTCTGGCTGCGGCAAGGCCCGCCTCTACACCGGCATGGCCGGCTCCAATCACAATAACGTCGTAGTCTCCGCCGTGATAACTCATGAAAATCACTCCTTTTACCCATATGTTGCCCAGTTTCTACTCACCAGACATTTACTTTCAGCTAGCCTGGGAACCAGCTTATCTGTACTGATTAATTTATTTTCCTAAACAGAATTGAGAAAACAGTTGATCGATTAGGCTTTCATGAACACTGTCACCGATAACTTCACCGAGAAGGTCCCATGTTTTCGTAATATCAATTTGAACCATATCCACTGGCATACCTGATTCAATAGCCTCAAGAGCGTCGCTTATTGTGTTATGTGCCTGGTTTAGCAAAGCAATATGCCGTGAATTTGATACATACGTTAAATCGCCTGATTCAATACTTCCAGAGAAAAACAGCTGTTTTATAGCTTCTTCCAATTCCTCCAGACCCTCGTCTTTTAATAAAGAAGTTGTAACTAGCGGCTGTCCCTCTTTTAATTCTTTTACTCTGTCCATATCGATGTTCTGAGTCAAATCGGTTTTATTAATAATGATTATCCTGTCCCTGCCTTCACTGATCTTAAATAATTCTTCATCGGCAGGAGTAAGTTCTTCATTGAAATTCAAAACAAGAAGAACAAGCTCAGCTTCATTTACAAGTTTCCTGGATCTTTCTACCCCTATTTTTTCTACTACATCTTCTGTGTCTCGTATACCTGCTGTATCAAGGAGCCTCAACGGAACACCTCTGACATTAACGTACTCTTCCAGTACATCCCGTGTGGTTCCAGGTACATCCGTGACAATAGCCCGATTATCGTGGACAAGACTGTTTAATAAAGAGGATTTACCTACGTTTGGCCTTCCAATAATCACAGTGGATAAACCGTCCCGAAGGATCTTTCCCTGCTGGGCAGTCTGTAAAAGCTTTTCGATATCATTTTTTACAAACTCTGATTTTTCCCTTAGAA
Protein-coding regions in this window:
- a CDS encoding molybdopterin-dependent oxidoreductase, whose amino-acid sequence is MDNNITTEHISACPLNCWDACSFKVTVVNGKVSKVEGNKEHPVTEGKICGRGRMLAERSNHQERLTVPLKKVNGTWEEITWEKALQEIAGKLEYAKELYGPTSVLHSHDYSNNGLLKNIDERFFRAFGGWTKVEGSLCWGAGIEAQVRDFGNSLAHAPEDILNSRHVVIWGRNVARTNMHLLGYLKKAKKKGIKLTVIDPYRNQTAEMADQFISVKPGSDGFLAAGIIKAILKNGREDKTFIKEATYGFDTLQKELDSVSFEFIETTTGVSFKDINRLAEVYTEGPVTTYAGLGMQRYKNGGNTIRLIDALGAISGNIGIPGGGVNYGNLAAGQSFDTAELALRSKEAEIRTFTRMNQAEKILTATEPPVEMIVVSRSNPLTQLPNTNLAEKAFKKAGTVVVMDQYMTDTAELADYVLPVTSVFEEEDIYYASMYHSYANYGPKLSEPPGQAKSDLWIWTQLAEKLGFGEYFDYTLNEWLAIGTESLRKKGWSVEHLKEQGFLKLPVKEIPWSSLKFQTPTGKYEFYSKRAEYMKEEGAVQLLHPSEAGDTDKELTEKYPYLLLSLHPLRSNHSQHYLHINTRDYNVIEVASNIAENIDLTNDDNVRVWNERGELTGKIKIQPGLHSSTINIDEGRGKRFGGSVNVLTPHGESDMGQGSILYDCRVSIEKA
- a CDS encoding DUF951 domain-containing protein, yielding MGEGAYVLNDVVEMKKPHPCGENRWKIIRMGMDIRIKCLGCDHSVMLPRREFTKKMKRVIEHHG
- the yyaC gene encoding spore protease YyaC, producing MFYGQLFPQKKNNSFRFHIEEPLAISDMAKKIYSFFPKDPSREIVVVCIGTDRSTGDSLGPLVGTKLEERRFNSFTVYGTLKQPVHAKNLQETIDNIENNHVNPFIIAIDACLGRSSSVGYMTVADGPVRPGAAVQKQLPSVGNMHITGIVNVNGFMEIMVLQNTRLSFVMEMAEIISRAIARSARWRDSTPGWLTTLIQRENFS
- a CDS encoding DUF554 domain-containing protein; this translates as MVLTGTIVNGIAIVLGAWIGVKLRRFPADMKDTIMKAIGLAVIVLGVTMAMEGQYFLLVILSLAIGALLGERWNIEGKLNELGQLIERKMSKSGDSKITEGFVAATLLYVVGAMAIIGALDSGFRQDHSVLFTKSVMDGFSAVVFAATLGIGVMFSAIPVVLYQGAIALSATLIVQWVPQESLNLFISEITAVGGIMIIGIGLNILGIPKIRIANLLPAILITIIGVTVISLWF
- a CDS encoding aminotransferase class V-fold PLP-dependent enzyme produces the protein MIYFDQAASSFPKPEGVAKAMAEAVSNYGANPGRGGHALSRQAAAVIEKTRKQLADMFHADRHERVLFSQNATTALNQAIQGLEFSEGDEVITTSYEHNSVRRPLERLAEEKGVKIIYLNGDGDGRISTEQLASALTSQTKLVAVTHGSNLTGTILPIENWGEVLKDHPAYFLVDASQTAGVLSINMKECHIDMLAFPGHKGLMGPQGTGVLIVQSSVTSLRPLITGGTGSHSEDVKQPEEWPAGWESGTLNTPGIAGLLKGIEEVLSKGTTLIYEHERKLAAYCIEKLEGINETELFGPGKEEERLGVVAFRIPGIDVHEMAMILDEHYGIAVRAGLHCSPLAHDSCGTGETGLVRVSFGTYNTEEEIDTFINAVREIKEGLLG
- a CDS encoding ParB/RepB/Spo0J family partition protein, whose protein sequence is MARGLGKGIGALFPEASNDKEGQVQEIKISEMRPNPYQPRKVFEQEAIEELKVSIEQHGILQPLIVRKSIKGYEIVTGERRFRAAKAAKLKTVPAVVRELTENQMMEIALIENLQREDLNPLEEARAYQKLMEHLQVTQEELARKLGKSRPHVANHVRLLQLPQIAQEFIGDGKLSMGHGRALLGLKKKEKLTSLIQKVINERLSVRQLEEMVQQMNKDVPRETKEKKNLSPFLRERESNLKNFFGTNVQIKKGKKKGKIEIEFFSDEDLERILELLEKEED
- a CDS encoding ParA family protein; the protein is MGRVIAIANQKGGVGKTTTAVNLSACLADIGKRTLIIDIDPQGNTTSGVGIDKGDVDLCIYNVLVEDEKAKNVILPTNVENLFLLPSTIQLAGAEIELVPTISREVRLKRAIEQVKDEFDYIVIDCPPSLGLLTINSLTASDAVLIPVQCEYYALEGLSQLLNTVRLVQKHLNHELEIEGVLLTMLDARTNLGIQVIEEVKKYFREKVLNTIIPRNVRLGEAPSHGEPIITYDPKSRGAEVYSELAKEVISHG
- the noc gene encoding nucleoid occlusion protein, which encodes MKQSISRLFGFNDKAGENEEKLDIDKEQVHEIPVSEIKPNRFQPRTVFQEEKIEELAQTIKTHGIIQPIVVREQDGQYEIIAGERRWRAVQTLGWENIPAIIKNFNDSQTASVALIENLQREGLTSIEEAAAYAKLIEIHNLTQESLAQRLGKGQSTIANKLRLLNLPQSVQEALLDRSITERHARALIGLKEAEQQEKVLNKILTDELNVKQTEEFIKKLKEDKPKKKKPIRKSVSKDTRLAMNTIRKSVDMVVQTGLDIDTAEEEHDDYYQFTIRIPKS